In Kordia antarctica, the following proteins share a genomic window:
- a CDS encoding tetratricopeptide repeat protein yields MKKIYIFFLLAAFSFANAQTTKTLLDSALVKKEQLKFLEGIKLCEQAIALDSTLTEAYFYKAGFHTALINKRNAGEDYKNYKVAIADYDKVIELNPKHAEAFFFRGGAHDAMGFIDEALADYLNSTAIDENQPKVYNSIGVCYAKKGKIDLALSYFEKATEFDPLYGKAYSNKGNVYDMKRDLKNACKNWKKALELGYTGNQRRYDTKCK; encoded by the coding sequence ATGAAAAAAATATACATATTCTTTTTACTTGCAGCGTTTTCTTTCGCGAATGCGCAAACAACAAAGACATTATTAGACAGTGCTTTAGTTAAAAAAGAACAGCTAAAGTTCTTAGAAGGCATCAAGCTGTGTGAACAAGCAATTGCGTTAGATAGTACATTGACAGAAGCCTATTTTTACAAAGCAGGATTTCATACAGCATTAATTAATAAGCGAAATGCAGGCGAAGATTATAAGAATTACAAAGTTGCTATTGCTGATTATGACAAAGTTATTGAATTGAATCCGAAACATGCGGAAGCGTTCTTTTTTCGCGGCGGCGCACATGATGCAATGGGTTTTATAGATGAAGCGTTAGCAGATTATCTGAATTCGACTGCAATTGATGAAAATCAACCAAAAGTATACAACAGTATTGGTGTTTGTTATGCGAAAAAAGGAAAGATTGATCTAGCGTTAAGCTATTTTGAAAAAGCTACAGAATTTGATCCGTTATACGGAAAAGCATATTCCAATAAAGGAAATGTATACGATATGAAACGTGATTTGAAAAACGCTTGTAAAAACTGGAAAAAGGCACTGGAATTGGGCTATACGGGAAATCAACGACGTTATGATACAAAATGTAAATAA
- a CDS encoding metallophosphoesterase family protein: MDKKINNIKQLSGKVLLFGGVYSNLQALEALIAVAKREHISPENCICTGDIVGYCGQPEETVQLFKTWKAKSIVGNVEEQLASGSVDCGCDFTQGSRCDNFSKEWYPLAQSKLSKSSIAFIQTLPDYIKFQYANKYVCVVHGSYEYISEFVFKSTNWSLKQTSFDNSESDVIIAGHCGLPFLDEKNNQLWINPGVIGMPANDGLQTVWYAILDDSDGFSVKHYRLAYNHEKAIEIMLANGFPASYAKTLQTGLWDNMEILPEREKGECGKDIL, translated from the coding sequence ATGGATAAAAAAATAAATAACATTAAACAGCTTTCTGGGAAAGTGCTGCTTTTTGGCGGCGTGTATAGCAATTTACAGGCGTTAGAAGCATTAATTGCTGTCGCGAAACGTGAACATATTTCACCAGAAAACTGTATTTGTACTGGCGATATTGTTGGATATTGTGGTCAGCCAGAAGAAACGGTGCAACTTTTTAAAACGTGGAAAGCCAAATCGATTGTTGGAAATGTAGAAGAACAACTCGCAAGCGGTTCTGTTGATTGCGGTTGCGATTTTACGCAAGGTTCACGCTGTGATAATTTTTCTAAAGAATGGTATCCGTTGGCGCAATCCAAATTATCCAAATCATCAATTGCGTTTATACAAACCTTGCCAGATTATATTAAGTTTCAATATGCAAACAAATATGTTTGTGTAGTGCATGGAAGTTATGAGTATATTTCTGAATTCGTTTTTAAATCAACCAATTGGTCTTTGAAACAGACTTCTTTTGACAATTCAGAAAGTGATGTAATTATTGCAGGACATTGCGGATTGCCTTTTTTAGATGAAAAAAATAACCAGCTTTGGATAAATCCTGGCGTTATCGGAATGCCAGCAAATGACGGTTTACAAACTGTTTGGTATGCAATTTTAGATGATTCAGATGGTTTTAGCGTGAAACATTATAGATTAGCATACAATCATGAAAAAGCGATAGAAATCATGCTTGCAAACGGTTTTCCAGCTTCATATGCAAAAACGCTTCAAACAGGTTTGTGGGATAATATGGAGATTCTTCCCGAAAGGGAAAAAGGGGAATGTGGGAAGGATATTTTGTAA
- a CDS encoding sodium:solute symporter family transporter: protein MESVAIWQWTLIIVTSLLFFWFSPLAKTANQFFKATQNKRQPSAWMLTGSLIVSWIFAKSITNAANLGASFGLVGGVAYAAYYVSFAVAGIVIYQLRTKGGFTSIHHFLKTKFGHAAILLFSVLIGIRLFNEVWSNTMVIGSYFGVAGSTSYYMSIIVFTGLTLAYALKGGLSSSIFTDVIQMVLFSILLCVILWNIFSVEDFSVKEVTSSGDWTFALGGNLLLAAVLQSFSYPFHDPVLTDRGFISSPKSTLKSFLWASVLGAICIVLFSIVGIFAQQQGLQGNDAAVMVSKSFGVILLLVINFIMITSAASTLDSTFSSSAKLFAIDLKLGENIRFGRIVMILVAVLGTIPVFLNAEILSATTISGTMVIGLTPVFLFWKQKATKVSYFLSVGCGLFFGFLLVFDVFPEVFIFTTGKYASLLWVNIWGILSCCVLYMLPIWIKK from the coding sequence ATGGAAAGCGTCGCAATTTGGCAATGGACATTAATTATAGTAACGAGTTTACTATTTTTTTGGTTTTCACCATTGGCTAAAACTGCAAATCAGTTTTTCAAAGCGACGCAAAACAAGCGTCAACCTTCCGCTTGGATGTTAACGGGAAGCTTGATTGTTTCATGGATTTTCGCCAAAAGTATTACCAACGCAGCAAATTTAGGCGCAAGTTTTGGTTTGGTTGGTGGCGTTGCGTATGCGGCGTATTATGTGTCGTTTGCCGTTGCCGGAATTGTGATTTATCAATTGCGAACTAAAGGTGGATTTACGAGTATTCATCACTTCTTAAAAACCAAATTTGGTCATGCAGCGATTCTGTTATTTTCTGTCTTAATTGGCATCAGATTGTTCAACGAAGTTTGGTCAAATACAATGGTTATTGGTTCGTATTTTGGCGTTGCTGGAAGCACTTCGTATTATATGTCAATCATCGTTTTTACAGGATTAACGTTGGCGTATGCGCTCAAAGGCGGATTGAGTAGTAGCATTTTTACGGATGTCATTCAAATGGTATTATTCAGCATTTTATTATGTGTGATTTTGTGGAATATATTTTCGGTGGAAGATTTCTCCGTAAAAGAAGTTACTTCGTCGGGCGATTGGACTTTTGCCCTTGGCGGGAATTTACTTTTGGCGGCAGTTTTGCAATCGTTTAGTTACCCGTTTCACGATCCTGTGTTGACAGATCGCGGGTTTATAAGTTCTCCAAAATCGACTTTAAAAAGCTTTTTATGGGCTTCGGTTTTGGGCGCAATTTGCATTGTATTATTTAGCATTGTCGGAATCTTTGCGCAACAACAAGGTTTGCAAGGAAATGACGCGGCAGTTATGGTGAGTAAATCGTTTGGAGTTATCTTATTATTAGTGATTAATTTCATTATGATAACTTCGGCAGCTTCCACTTTAGATTCTACTTTTTCATCTTCGGCGAAACTTTTTGCAATCGATTTGAAACTTGGAGAAAACATTCGTTTCGGAAGAATCGTCATGATTTTAGTCGCAGTTTTAGGAACCATTCCTGTGTTTTTGAATGCAGAAATATTATCGGCAACAACCATTAGCGGAACAATGGTCATCGGATTAACACCTGTGTTTTTATTCTGGAAACAGAAAGCGACCAAAGTAAGTTACTTTTTGTCTGTCGGTTGCGGATTGTTCTTCGGATTTTTGTTAGTATTTGATGTATTTCCTGAAGTATTTATCTTTACCACAGGAAAATATGCAAGTTTACTTTGGGTAAATATTTGGGGAATTTTAAGTTGTTGTGTACTTTACATGCTACCAATATGGATAAAAAAATAA
- a CDS encoding methyltransferase domain-containing protein, whose amino-acid sequence MNWKLKASLQKLLHFTKIGDTLNHIPATLKKDYHKNVCLYQAYECLRKFEEIEIETESRNPKKALEIGTGYSLISSVILHLLGFDKVVTVDISKDVSIKTFRKQIQHIDSGDFLERIALQSTFSLTEIKEKVQQLQSFQTLEEVFDFCNIVYIPNYTLSDIEKESTSFDYICSQVVFEHISPVFLVQLFAKMKSWLPENGVAVHTINFIDHFANPGFFQDKNISEFNFLKYSDETWKYWAGNDIAYTNRLSYVYYLELCETNNLTVIDFKGENYRIHNPLSVSEIHSDIIKKYKKLQNVEDLCKYQRGTLIFKH is encoded by the coding sequence ATGAACTGGAAACTAAAAGCAAGCCTACAAAAGCTACTGCATTTTACGAAGATTGGCGATACCCTCAATCACATTCCGGCTACGCTGAAAAAAGACTATCACAAAAATGTGTGTCTCTATCAAGCGTATGAATGTTTGCGGAAGTTTGAGGAAATTGAAATTGAAACTGAATCCCGAAACCCAAAAAAAGCCTTAGAAATCGGAACAGGATATTCGCTAATTTCGTCTGTGATTTTACACTTGTTAGGGTTTGATAAAGTTGTTACGGTTGATATTTCCAAAGATGTTTCTATCAAAACGTTTCGGAAGCAAATTCAGCACATTGATTCTGGTGATTTTCTAGAGCGAATCGCATTGCAAAGTACATTCAGCTTGACTGAAATTAAAGAGAAAGTACAGCAATTACAATCGTTTCAAACACTTGAAGAAGTTTTTGATTTTTGCAACATTGTCTACATTCCGAACTATACATTAAGTGATATTGAGAAAGAAAGTACTTCGTTTGATTATATCTGTTCGCAAGTTGTTTTTGAACATATTTCGCCAGTATTTTTAGTGCAATTATTTGCGAAAATGAAAAGTTGGCTACCAGAAAATGGCGTTGCGGTTCACACGATTAATTTTATAGATCATTTTGCAAATCCTGGGTTTTTTCAAGATAAAAACATTTCGGAATTCAACTTTTTAAAATACTCAGACGAAACTTGGAAGTATTGGGCAGGAAACGATATTGCGTATACAAATAGATTATCATATGTGTATTATTTAGAATTGTGTGAAACGAATAATTTAACCGTAATCGACTTTAAAGGAGAGAATTATAGAATACATAATCCGTTGTCTGTAAGTGAAATACATTCAGATATCATCAAGAAATATAAAAAACTTCAAAACGTGGAAGATTTGTGTAAATATCAACGTGGAACCTTAATTTTCAAGCATTAA
- a CDS encoding SusD/RagB family nutrient-binding outer membrane lipoprotein, with the protein MKKYIILTIVAFTIFSCTQDFEEINTNPNAPVDVQPSLLLRQVIYNYGEEMSYEGFVAGNLLAQHLTALDFNLFDRHALNSPQLGGNPWGIFYTNLRDNEIILNKSRSAETFAVYEGPALIFKAYMTMALTDLFGDVPYSEAFQGTNGIVNPKYDLQEEIYLAQDGILDNLEQGILAIQNYSGSISLEGDILYNGDLTNWIRFANSLRIKALIRISDKENVSSSLQAIVADGNYITTNAQNAVFNFTDGEPNNFRMARLRAGDFNNFVMSETIENVLTDLNDPRINVLFRPFGNTTGNEYNGLINGIDASQTTISLANYSLAGMFFRENTANLDANYMTSWETNLLLAEAATKGFITEDAQTFYENGVTQAFEYWQTELPVNYLTTTAAFDTANALEQIITQKWIANTINGYEGWIEYRRTGFPNLPAVSASLNNELIPVRMPYPAEEATLNTINYNQAAQATNGNSINVRVWWNE; encoded by the coding sequence ATGAAAAAATATATAATCCTAACAATAGTTGCATTCACAATTTTTAGTTGTACGCAAGATTTTGAAGAAATTAACACAAATCCAAATGCACCAGTTGATGTGCAACCAAGTTTATTATTACGCCAAGTAATTTATAATTACGGAGAAGAAATGTCGTATGAAGGTTTTGTAGCAGGAAACTTATTAGCGCAACATTTAACAGCGTTAGATTTCAATTTATTTGATCGTCACGCGTTGAATTCTCCACAATTAGGAGGAAATCCTTGGGGAATTTTTTACACGAATTTAAGAGACAACGAAATCATTTTAAACAAATCCCGTTCAGCAGAAACATTTGCGGTTTATGAAGGTCCAGCGTTAATTTTTAAAGCGTATATGACAATGGCGTTGACGGATTTATTTGGCGATGTTCCATACAGCGAAGCATTTCAAGGAACGAACGGAATTGTAAATCCGAAATATGATTTACAAGAAGAGATCTATCTCGCGCAAGACGGAATTTTAGACAATTTAGAGCAAGGAATTTTGGCAATTCAAAACTATTCGGGAAGCATTTCGTTAGAAGGCGATATTTTATATAATGGCGATTTAACAAATTGGATTCGTTTTGCAAATTCACTTCGCATCAAAGCACTCATTAGAATTTCAGACAAAGAAAATGTGTCGAGCAGCTTGCAAGCAATTGTTGCAGATGGAAATTACATTACTACAAACGCACAAAATGCAGTTTTTAACTTTACAGATGGCGAACCAAATAATTTCAGAATGGCACGTTTGCGAGCTGGAGATTTCAACAATTTCGTCATGTCGGAAACGATTGAAAATGTATTGACAGACTTAAATGATCCGAGAATCAACGTATTATTTCGTCCGTTTGGAAACACAACAGGAAACGAATATAATGGTTTAATTAACGGAATTGATGCGTCTCAAACTACAATTTCTTTGGCTAATTATTCCTTGGCGGGAATGTTCTTTCGGGAAAACACAGCCAATTTAGATGCAAACTATATGACTTCTTGGGAAACAAACTTACTTTTGGCGGAAGCGGCAACGAAAGGTTTCATCACAGAAGATGCGCAAACATTCTATGAAAACGGCGTAACGCAAGCATTTGAATATTGGCAAACCGAATTGCCAGTAAATTATTTAACGACAACTGCAGCTTTTGATACTGCAAACGCGCTAGAGCAAATCATTACACAAAAGTGGATTGCAAACACGATAAACGGTTATGAAGGTTGGATAGAATACAGACGAACAGGATTTCCAAATTTACCGGCAGTTTCGGCAAGTCTCAACAATGAATTGATTCCTGTGCGAATGCCATATCCTGCGGAAGAAGCGACTTTAAATACTATAAATTACAACCAAGCTGCGCAAGCAACTAACGGAAATAGTATTAATGTTCGTGTTTGGTGGAATGAATAA
- a CDS encoding SusC/RagA family TonB-linked outer membrane protein produces MKQLLLGLTFFIMSFGYAQQKITGTVTSKSDGTTIPFVNVLIKNTLQGTTTDIDGNYSITSRNNNDIFIFSALGYTTQEVSVNNQAIINIVLEEGTTALNEIVITALNRKRETKELGYAIQSLEGEGIAEVKSVNFLDNLSGKLAGVTITQGGATGVGSSSKIVIRGEQSFTNNNPLFIVDGTPINNNTVFNVTNEAAAGFQEVDFGNGAMEVNPDDIASVSVLKGPSAAALYGTRASNGVIIINTKDGSKSKGLGVSINSSLYIDSAFQLPKFQNEYGQGNSGQFEYVDGLGGGINDNITYSWGPRLDQGTLIPQFDSPVTLADGTIVRGGDTSLYNGLPITPTAFVSNPDNLKNFYQTGVTTINNVAVSSGFDKGNYRVSFTDLRSESIIPGVNLDRQTVAARLGFSPTEKTKITTNINYVYSSSDNRPSNGYGSENVNYSLVAWGPRSLNIDNLRNYWQPGLEGIQQYAFNYTFFDNPYFILEENRNSFERDRVFGNIALRQELTKNLRLMIRTGLDYSSEKRRFLRNFSTNRFRNGAYAEHDVTYREINTDFLVNYTNKAGDFNFDVSLGGNRLSQKASTSQSQTTQLAQPGIFSLNNAASPIESFGFTTEKRINSFYGLFKVGYKDFLYVDITGRNDWSSALATPFSAENTSFFYPSISSSFILSNVVELPKVISFAKLRASVAQVGNDTNPFQTSGTFISQTAVNSQPTFSNQDFIPNPNLKPERTTSYEFGADFRFFKDRLNLDVTYYNALTKDQILSIPIPISSGYTQQVINGGEVRSKGVEIVLSAIPIKNENFEWNSIVNFSTNRATVASLPQQDGRITLAYSRVYNNPDQTVWFQVEEGGRIGDFYGTGYLRNENGDFVLTPEGRFIADNNLKKLGNSNPDFIIGFSNQFRYKNWDLSFLLDWRQGGELVSRTLSLAAVGGQLEETSFRPEAGIVADGVINTGTTDNPIYVQNTTAISAESYYRQFYDRNHEENNVYDASYLKMREFSIGYSFKIKENSIGFLKSDADIKVSLLGRNLFAISEIPHFDPEQLAVQGQGIVSGVEDLSYATTRSFGLKLNVNF; encoded by the coding sequence ATGAAGCAACTTCTATTGGGATTGACATTTTTTATAATGTCTTTTGGTTATGCCCAACAAAAAATTACAGGAACGGTTACGTCTAAAAGTGATGGAACAACGATTCCTTTTGTCAATGTTCTTATCAAAAATACCTTGCAAGGAACGACAACTGATATTGATGGAAACTATTCCATAACATCACGAAACAACAATGATATTTTTATCTTTTCTGCATTAGGATATACAACGCAAGAAGTTTCTGTGAATAATCAAGCGATCATAAACATTGTCTTGGAAGAAGGAACAACTGCGTTAAACGAAATTGTCATTACAGCATTAAATCGAAAACGAGAAACCAAAGAATTAGGATATGCAATACAAAGCCTCGAAGGTGAAGGAATTGCGGAAGTAAAATCGGTTAACTTTTTAGACAATCTTTCTGGAAAATTGGCAGGAGTTACCATTACGCAAGGTGGCGCAACTGGTGTTGGTTCATCCTCAAAAATTGTAATTCGTGGCGAACAATCGTTCACAAACAACAATCCACTTTTCATTGTTGACGGAACGCCAATCAACAACAACACGGTTTTCAATGTAACAAATGAAGCTGCGGCAGGATTTCAAGAAGTCGATTTCGGAAACGGCGCAATGGAAGTAAATCCAGATGATATTGCTTCGGTTTCTGTGTTAAAAGGACCAAGTGCGGCAGCATTATATGGAACGCGCGCTTCCAATGGAGTAATTATTATCAACACAAAAGATGGCTCCAAAAGTAAAGGTTTGGGCGTAAGTATCAATTCCAGTTTATACATTGACAGTGCGTTTCAATTGCCAAAATTTCAAAACGAATACGGACAAGGAAACTCTGGACAATTTGAATATGTCGATGGACTTGGAGGCGGAATCAACGACAACATAACCTATAGTTGGGGACCGCGATTGGATCAAGGAACGCTAATTCCGCAATTTGACAGTCCTGTAACATTAGCTGACGGAACCATAGTTCGTGGCGGAGATACTTCGTTGTACAACGGATTGCCAATTACGCCGACGGCATTTGTCTCGAATCCTGATAACCTAAAAAATTTCTACCAAACAGGCGTAACGACGATTAACAATGTGGCGGTTTCTTCTGGTTTTGACAAAGGGAATTATCGGGTATCATTTACTGATTTACGAAGCGAATCTATCATTCCAGGTGTAAACTTAGATCGCCAAACAGTTGCGGCGCGCTTAGGGTTTTCTCCCACAGAAAAAACAAAAATTACAACGAACATTAATTACGTTTATAGTAGTAGCGACAATCGTCCTTCCAACGGATATGGTTCTGAAAATGTAAACTATTCATTAGTCGCTTGGGGACCGAGATCGTTGAATATTGACAACTTACGTAACTATTGGCAACCAGGTTTAGAAGGCATTCAGCAATATGCGTTTAACTATACATTCTTTGACAATCCGTACTTTATTTTAGAAGAAAATAGAAATAGTTTTGAGCGAGATCGTGTATTTGGAAACATTGCATTGCGACAAGAATTGACGAAAAACTTACGTCTGATGATTCGTACAGGATTGGATTATTCAAGCGAAAAAAGACGTTTCTTGCGGAACTTTAGTACCAATCGTTTCCGAAATGGAGCATACGCAGAACACGATGTTACGTATCGTGAAATCAACACAGATTTCTTAGTAAATTACACAAATAAAGCTGGCGATTTCAATTTTGATGTTTCCCTTGGCGGGAATCGACTCAGCCAGAAAGCAAGTACGTCACAATCACAAACCACGCAATTGGCACAACCTGGAATTTTTAGTTTGAACAATGCAGCTTCTCCGATAGAAAGTTTTGGTTTTACCACAGAAAAAAGAATCAACAGTTTTTACGGATTATTTAAAGTTGGCTACAAAGATTTTTTATATGTTGATATTACAGGAAGAAACGATTGGTCAAGTGCATTAGCAACACCATTTTCGGCAGAAAACACTTCATTTTTCTATCCGTCAATATCAAGTAGTTTCATTTTGAGTAATGTAGTAGAATTGCCAAAAGTAATCTCGTTTGCAAAACTAAGAGCAAGTGTCGCACAAGTTGGAAATGACACAAATCCGTTTCAAACTTCTGGAACATTCATATCGCAAACTGCAGTAAACTCGCAACCAACATTCTCGAATCAAGATTTTATTCCAAATCCAAATCTAAAACCAGAACGCACAACTTCATACGAATTTGGAGCAGATTTTAGATTCTTCAAAGACAGATTAAATCTAGATGTGACCTATTACAATGCGCTAACGAAAGATCAAATCTTATCCATTCCAATTCCTATAAGTTCAGGTTATACGCAACAAGTTATCAATGGTGGAGAAGTTAGATCAAAAGGTGTCGAAATTGTGTTAAGTGCAATTCCAATCAAAAATGAAAACTTTGAGTGGAATAGTATCGTAAACTTTAGCACAAATCGTGCAACGGTAGCATCGTTACCACAACAAGACGGACGAATTACGTTGGCATATTCAAGAGTTTACAACAATCCAGATCAAACGGTTTGGTTTCAAGTTGAAGAAGGCGGACGTATTGGAGATTTCTACGGAACAGGCTATTTACGAAATGAAAACGGCGATTTTGTATTAACGCCAGAAGGACGATTTATTGCAGACAACAACTTAAAAAAATTAGGAAATTCGAATCCAGATTTTATCATTGGTTTCAGCAATCAATTCAGGTATAAAAACTGGGATTTAAGTTTCTTACTTGATTGGCGACAAGGTGGCGAATTGGTTTCAAGAACACTTTCATTAGCAGCAGTTGGTGGACAATTAGAAGAAACAAGTTTTCGACCAGAAGCAGGAATTGTAGCTGATGGAGTTATCAATACAGGAACGACAGACAATCCAATATATGTGCAAAACACAACGGCAATTTCGGCAGAAAGTTACTATCGTCAATTCTATGACAGAAACCATGAGGAAAATAATGTGTATGACGCTTCGTATTTAAAAATGCGCGAGTTTTCGATTGGTTATTCGTTCAAAATCAAAGAAAATTCTATTGGATTCTTAAAAAGTGATGCAGACATTAAAGTTTCCCTTTTGGGAAGAAATCTATTCGCAATCAGCGAAATTCCACATTTTGATCCAGAACAATTAGCGGTTCAAGGACAAGGAATTGTTAGTGGTGTGGAAGATTTATCATATGCAACCACACGTAGTTTTGGACTCAAATTGAATGTTAATTTTTAA
- a CDS encoding TIGR04282 family arsenosugar biosynthesis glycosyltransferase — translation MIPNGEKLFSYFNAQILEKVQKTGLPYFIYSEKEQHGTTFGARFTNAIAAVFAKGFTQLISVGNDTPSLEATDILKTHHDLQQNKVVIGPATDGGIYLLGISKEHFNATTFQELPWQTRHLRTAFQQSLLQEGLQIKLQRTLKDVDAQQDVSWFYKRLQYVSETFKNILLNIIQKIQSVNSFLTFDIATFYTKSLFNKGSPSLS, via the coding sequence ATGATACCTAATGGAGAAAAATTGTTTTCATACTTCAACGCGCAAATCCTTGAAAAAGTTCAAAAAACTGGATTACCGTATTTTATCTATTCTGAAAAAGAACAACACGGAACAACATTTGGCGCACGATTTACCAATGCAATTGCAGCCGTATTTGCAAAAGGATTTACACAACTAATTTCTGTCGGAAACGATACACCTTCGTTAGAAGCAACCGATATTCTAAAAACGCATCACGACTTACAACAAAACAAAGTTGTCATTGGCCCAGCAACAGATGGAGGAATCTATCTCTTAGGAATTAGTAAAGAACATTTCAACGCTACAACTTTTCAAGAACTTCCGTGGCAAACACGACACCTGCGAACAGCATTTCAGCAATCGTTACTGCAAGAAGGATTACAAATAAAACTCCAACGAACGTTAAAAGATGTTGACGCACAACAAGATGTTAGTTGGTTTTACAAACGATTGCAATACGTTTCGGAAACGTTCAAAAATATACTATTAAACATAATTCAAAAAATACAGTCAGTCAACTCATTTCTGACTTTTGACATAGCAACTTTCTACACAAAATCGCTCTTCAACAAAGGTTCGCCTTCACTTTCATAA
- a CDS encoding DUF1572 domain-containing protein gives MKLASQIAKHFKEVHFGENWTGSSFKEIMEGVTFEQATTKVQDLNTILTLVFHANYYVAAVLKVFQGEALNAKDELSFDHPQLNSEAEWQAFLAQVWKDAEAFADFVELLPDDCFDKDFTDKKYGNYYRNIHGIIEHTHYHIGQISLLKKMLNFEF, from the coding sequence ATGAAATTAGCATCACAGATAGCGAAACATTTTAAAGAAGTTCATTTTGGAGAAAATTGGACTGGCTCGAGTTTTAAAGAAATTATGGAAGGCGTGACTTTTGAACAAGCCACCACGAAAGTGCAAGATTTGAACACGATTCTTACCTTGGTTTTTCATGCGAATTATTACGTTGCGGCAGTTTTGAAAGTGTTTCAAGGAGAAGCATTGAACGCAAAAGATGAATTGAGTTTTGATCATCCGCAGTTAAATTCCGAAGCCGAATGGCAAGCATTTTTAGCTCAAGTTTGGAAAGATGCTGAAGCGTTTGCTGATTTTGTAGAACTGTTACCCGATGATTGTTTTGACAAAGATTTTACAGATAAGAAGTATGGAAATTATTACCGAAATATTCACGGAATTATTGAGCATACACATTATCATATTGGGCAAATATCGTTGTTGAAAAAAATGTTAAATTTTGAATTTTGA
- the corA gene encoding magnesium/cobalt transporter CorA has translation MNISSKKEKRRKKENASRSLGRAPGELVYLGDKENLETILEVHEYTSEEYNTHQTNQIQNILNVKGNNRVTWINVNGLNNAQDITKIGRYFKLHPLILEDIVNTNQRPKIDEYENYIFVVLKMLYHNKENELLTEHISIIIGHDYVLTFQETEEDIFDPIRRRFKNQKSRLRSSSADYLAFSLMDAIIDNYSVVIEMFGAKVEQTEDELFLENSREGISRDIQYLKQDLLRLRRNVFPSREVISRLVKSQSELITIKTYNYLKDLQDHILQINDNIDLYREMVWGLMDMHMTTMSNKMNGIMKVLTIISTIFIPLTFIVGVYGMNFEHMPELHSENGYFVLWGIMIALFLALLIFFRRKKWL, from the coding sequence TTGAATATATCATCTAAAAAAGAAAAAAGAAGGAAAAAAGAAAACGCTTCGAGAAGTTTGGGAAGAGCTCCAGGCGAATTGGTGTATTTAGGTGATAAGGAAAATCTAGAAACGATACTAGAAGTTCATGAATATACAAGTGAAGAATACAATACGCACCAAACCAATCAAATACAGAATATATTAAATGTCAAAGGCAACAATCGTGTAACGTGGATTAATGTCAATGGACTCAACAATGCGCAGGATATTACGAAAATTGGCAGGTACTTCAAACTACATCCATTAATCTTAGAAGACATTGTAAACACGAATCAGCGTCCTAAAATTGACGAATATGAAAACTACATATTTGTTGTGTTAAAAATGTTGTATCACAACAAAGAAAACGAGTTGCTTACGGAACATATTTCTATCATTATTGGACACGATTACGTATTAACGTTTCAGGAAACAGAAGAAGATATCTTTGACCCGATTCGCAGACGATTCAAAAATCAAAAAAGCAGACTTCGAAGTTCTAGTGCCGATTATTTAGCATTTTCACTCATGGATGCAATCATTGATAACTACTCCGTTGTCATTGAAATGTTTGGTGCAAAAGTAGAACAAACCGAAGATGAATTATTCCTAGAAAATTCGCGAGAAGGAATTTCTAGAGACATTCAATACTTAAAACAAGACTTATTACGCTTGCGCAGAAACGTCTTTCCATCACGAGAAGTTATCAGTAGATTAGTGAAATCTCAATCTGAATTAATTACCATAAAAACATACAACTATCTAAAAGATTTACAAGATCATATTCTGCAAATCAACGATAACATTGATCTTTACAGAGAAATGGTTTGGGGATTAATGGACATGCACATGACAACCATGAGTAACAAAATGAACGGAATCATGAAAGTGTTAACGATCATTTCTACGATTTTCATTCCACTAACGTTCATTGTTGGTGTCTACGGAATGAACTTTGAGCACATGCCCGAATTACATTCTGAAAACGGCTACTTTGTTTTATGGGGAATTATGATTGCGTTGTTTTTAGCACTTTTAATTTTCTTCCGTAGAAAAAAATGGTTGTAG